Proteins encoded together in one Microplitis mediator isolate UGA2020A chromosome 7, iyMicMedi2.1, whole genome shotgun sequence window:
- the LOC130671212 gene encoding probable serine/threonine-protein kinase DDB_G0282963, whose amino-acid sequence MKSLPTSDTNSAETKNETQQDINTVDTQINPSIQFNQLISCNNDNKNQLIDNSLVLISRNETVVKCTEKLTTTTTKTPATIAAEKIENQEDVKELDIIKLPDEFVPITNDKTILGLEISDEEAKQLKHDVRRLSPVLVSLRERTLGEISLTPDNNNAISSCSSSNKQSEEIILTEDSITNCLLTENSKLSLEETVNQKELMVILSRVDDNNESRIKDDCELIESEQVNKNNNHCYNPSASVSVFNNNSANNNNNNNIINCSSSSSSSSNNNNNNNSDELDNSFNISSKYSENDQLTRKNPLVLIERTDNFELKTNQDDLKINHRLFDEFNEKGQNNIKKKQIVGDSVESIIINKEITETKNNIEDPITRCRVDEFELEKELEPEIEPEIDLETEADVHQVYADADADADTDADGLTCDEAPLLKRLTATEEPEAFTEEDSAESLTLNTRNVGDEVRSDGSDSGLGSEIPGDTGNAPAPESDSETSFLDRIPDDILGDKEKVINTLENLVPNVSSEPPLALLPLPNNRTPQKSNLKRHMIDCMEGEPSAKKSNNNNNNNNNSNNNTTTTNNNNNNNNNNNNSNNNSNNNNNDNDIDNKSNNDNNNEDEEKPVITKKRNIHFDAVTVYYFPRAQGFTCVPSQGGSTLGMSATHTHAERFSLTEHAAEQRRLHRARLAQLRSERAANCIAEAASSSEDPSDDTDEEPSDTEDLDIDSYYFLQPVPTWQRRALLRAAGVRRIDGIEKDDCRDIRASREHCGCGCKGYCDPESCPCSRANVKCQVDRAGFPCGCSRDGCANSSGRIEFNPVRVRTHFIHTLMRLELEKKQREEEIITTATTTPAITSERDSAKNFEKNCSDNHTSESSLSEPCIGTGFTTLHYDDSDTAVVTSVSATASTTATASASTSAGTSSVVAVAAAAGVLSVPSNTSREDSFDLYAIRDDCYSNEENVTDDSTRNKLHPEFNQAFQSFTGQSFQPTYQNYSTYESMPSTSRHHHHHHHHHHHHHHHHQHQQHHHHHEQQQQQQQQPQPQIHDPQQQQQQKQQQQQQQFTQQFDQSFIHYNHYQNSSIDISGSSSVSISASTSMSSIAGISIQTNCHHHHQQQQQQQQIYSTTFSQDDNAQQQYTNLNSVQQPMQSVVQQLGKLEPFSELLAGRYSYYGDIEPQPINNYHVANIIKDSNNHYNHHHDNDNLADNGDDNGDIDNVHAVNDDDDDNDNDNVNNHDNGNNKINNLISKKITDNNDDCDENFGEIIKKSIVETVSA is encoded by the exons aTGAAATCATTGCCGACAAGTGATACAAATAGTGCCGAAACTAAAAATGAAACCCAACAAGACATTAATACGGTGGATACTCAAATAAATccttcaattcaatttaaccAATTAATATCatgtaataatgataacaaaaatcaattaatagaCAATAGTTTAGTATTGATAAGTAGAAATGAAACAGTGGTAAAGTGTACAGAAAAATTGACAACGACAACAACAAAAACACCAGCAACTATAGCTgcagaaaaaatagaaaatcaagAAGATGTTAAAGAATtagatattattaaattaccagATGAATTTGTGCCTATTACTAATGATAAGACAATATTAGGTCTCGAGATATCGGATGAGGAAGCCAAACAATTGAAACATGACGTACGTAGATTGTCTCCAGTGCTCGTGAGTCTTCGCGAACGTACTCTTGGTGAAATATCATTGACAccagataataataatgctaTTAGTAGTTGTAGTAGTAGTAATAAGCAATCAGAAGAGATAATTTTAACTGAAGAttcaattactaattgtttattgactgaaaatagtaaattatcaTTAGAAGAAACAGTTAATCAAAAAGAATTAATGGTTATCTTATCACGCGTTGACGATAATAATGAATCAAGAATAAAAGACGATTGTGAATTAATTGAATCCGAACaggttaataaaaataataatcattgttATAATCCAAGTGCAAGTGTTAGtgtttttaataacaatagtgctaataataataataataataacattattaattgtagtagtagcagcagcagcagtagtaataataataataataataatagtgatgAATTAGATAACTCATTCAATATATCATCAAAATATTCCGAAAATGATCAATTAACACGTAAAAACCCACTGGTATTAATAGAACGAAcggataattttgaattaaaaacaaatcaggatgatttaaaaataaatcatagactttttgatgaatttaatgaaaaggGCCagaataacataaaaaaaaaacaaatagtgGGAGATAGTGTTGAatcgataataattaataaagaaattaccgaaacaaaaaataatatcgagGATCCGATAACGAGGTGTAGAGTTGATGAATTCGAGTTAGAGAAAGAGCTAGAGCCAGAAATAGAGCCAGAGATAGATCTAGAAACTGAGGCTGATGTTCATCAAGTTTATGCTGATGCcgatgctgatgctgatacTGATGCTGATGGATTGACGTGTGATGAAGCTCCACTGCTGAAAAGACTTACAGCTACCGAAGAACCAGAAGCATTTACTGAAGAAGATTCTGCTGAAAGTTTGACGCTAAATACGAGGAATGTTGGGGATGAAGTTCGATCAGACGGTAGTGATTCGGGATTAGGAAGTGAAATTCCTGGTGATACTGGTAATGCTCCAGCACCTGAAAGTGACTCGGAGACTTCTTTTCTTGACAGGATTCCTGATGATATTCTTGGAGATAAAGAAAaag taataAATACACTTGAAAATTTGGTACCGAATGTCAGTAGTGAACCACCATTGGCATTATTACCATTGCCGAATAATCGTACCCCTCAAAAGAGCAATCTTAAACGACATATGATTGACTGCATGGAGGGTGAACCAAGtgctaaaaaaagtaataataataacaataataataataatagtaataataataccaccaccaccaacaacaacaacaacaataataataataataataatagtaataataatagtaataataataataatgataatgatattgataataaaagtaataatgataataataatgaagatgaagaaaaaCCGGTTATAACAAAAAAGCGCAACATACACTTTGATGCCGTCACTGTATATTATTTTCCAAGAGCCCAAGGTTTTACTTGTGTACCATCCCAG GGTGGTAGTACATTAGGTATGAGTGCAACTCACACACACGCCGAAAGATTTTCATTGACAGAGCATGCGGCTGAACAGAGGAGACTTCATCGAGCACGATTAGCACAATTACGATCCGAAAGGGCGGCTAATTGTATTGCTGAAGCTGCTTCAAGTTCAGAAGATCCAAGTGATGATACTGATGAGGAACCTAGTGACACTGAGGATCTTGATATTGACagttattattttcttcaaccaGTACCAACCTGGCAAAGGCGAGCTTTATTACGTGCCGCTGGTGTACGTAGAATAGATGGTATTGAAAAAGACGATTGTCGTGATATTCGTGCCAGTAGAGAACACTGTGGCTGTGGCTGCAAAGGATATTGTGATCCTGAAAGTTGTCCTTGTTCACGTGCCAATGTTAAATGTCAG gtTGATAGAGCAGGTTTTCCATGCGGTTGTTCACGTGACGGGTGTGCAAATAGTTCAGGACGGATAGAATTTAATCCTGTTCGCGTACGAACACACTTTATTCACACATTAATGCGTTTGGAGCTCGAGAAAAAACAACGTGAAgaagaaataataacaacagcaacaactaCACCAGCAATAACATCTGAACGGGATTCAgctaaaaactttgaaaaaaattgttcagaTAATCATACATCAGAATCTTCTTTATCAGAACCCTGTATCGGTACAGGTTTTACAACTCTTCACTACGACGATTCCGACACAGCAGTTGTAACATCAGTATCAGCAACAGCATCGACAACAGCAACAGCATCAGCATCAACATCAGCAGGAACATCATCAGTAGTAGCAGTAGCAGCGGCAGCGGGCGTATTATCAGTACCATCGAACACATCACGTGAAGATAGTTTTGATTTGTATGCAATACGTGACGATTGTTATTCAAACGAAGAGAATGTTACTGATGACAGCACACGCAATAAACTCCATCCAGAATTCAATCAAGCTTTCCAAAGTTTTACCGGTCAATCTTTTCAACCAACTTACCAAAATTACTCAACTTATGAATCAATGCCATCGACATCAcgacatcatcatcatcatcatcatcatcatcatcaccatcatcatcaccatcaacatcaacaacatcatcatcatcatgaacagcaacaacaacaacaacaacaaccacAACCACAAATACATGATccacaacaacaacaacaacagaagcaacaacaacaacaacaacaatttaCCCAACAATTTGATCAATCATTTATACATTATAATCATTATCAAAATTCATCAATAGATATATCAGGTTCATCATCAGTATCTATATCTGCTTCAACTTCAATGTCTTCAATAGCTGGTATATCGATACAAACGAattgtcatcatcatcatcaacaacaacaacaacaacaacaaatttattcaacaacaTTCTCGCAGGATGATAATGCGCAACAGCAGTACACTAATTTAAATTCGGTACAACAACCAATGCAGAGTGTTGTACAACAATTGGGAAAACTTGAACCATTTTCAGAACTACTAGCTGGACGTTATTCTTATTATGGCGATATTGAACCTCagccaataaataattatcatgttGCTAACATTATCAAAGATAGTAATAATCATTATAACCATCACCATGATAATGATAATCTTGCCGATAATGGTGATGATAATGGTGACATCGATAATGTCCATGCtgttaatgatgatgatgatgataatgataatgataatgttaataatcacgataatggtaataataaaatcaataatctaattagtaaaaaaataacagacaATAATGACGATTGTGACGAAAATTTtggagaaataattaaaaaatcaatagttGAAACAGTGTCTGCTTAA
- the LOC130670840 gene encoding elongation factor Ts, mitochondrial isoform X1 gives MLQMNSSRLCRYLTTGSSLWQSSSKSLLEKLRKKTGYTFVNCKKALELHDNDLGKAELWLKQQAQALGWSKAEKLKGRSTSQGLVAVMVNNNHGALVEINCETDFVARNKTFHGLAETVVTAIVKYSSDLTVTDDVNKIILDAEMLKGISTGDGKNLADHVALTIGSIGENIFIKRALCMNVNKDLQLVGCTHPTPVNSLPVSFGKYGALLAFKSSPTNKLLGIQLCQHIIGMNPCKIGQPDVDEPKPNADDESTLIYQEYLLDPNIIVQQALLAAQAQVIDFARFEVGEKVDSHDTDSEAQIEPQPIKTCG, from the exons atgttgcaGATGAATTCAAGCCGGCTTTGTCGTTATTTAACAACTGGTTCGTCATTGTGGCAATCATCGAGCAAAAGTTTATTGGAAAAACTACGTAAGAAAACAGGATACACATTTGTCAATTGTAAAAAAGCATTAGAATTACATGACAATGATCTTGGTAAG GCAGAATTGTGGTTAAAGCAACAAGCTCAAGCTTTAGGATGGTCAAAGGCTGAAAAGCTTAAAGGTAGATCAACTTCTCAAGGATTGGTAGCAGTGatggtaaataataatcatggtGCATTGGTTGAAATAAATTGTGAAACAGATTTTGTAGCACGTAATAAAACATTTCATGGTCTCGCTGAAACAGTGGTTACAGCTATTGTTAAATACTCATCAGATTTAACAGTCACTGAtgatgttaataaaataatattggaTGCCGAAATGCTTAAAGGTATATCTACAGgtgatggaaaaaatttagctgaCCATGTGGCATTAACTATTGGAAGTATTggagaaaatatatttataaaacgtGCACTATGTATGAATGTTAATAAAGATTTACAGTTGGTTGGATGCACACATCCAACACCCGTAAATTCTTTGCCAGTTTCTTTTGGTAAATATGGTGCTTTATTGGCTTTTAAATCATCACCAACCAACAAATTACTGGGCATACAGCTTTGTCAACATATTATAG gGATGAATCCTTGTAAAATTGGACAGCCAGATGTCGATGAACCGAAACCAAATGCTGACGATGAATCAACACTTAtttatcaagaatatttattagatCCAAATATTATTGTCCAACAAGCTTTGTTAGCTGCTCAAGCTCAAGTTATTGACTTTGCACGATTTGAAGTAGGTGAAAAAGTTGATTCACATGACACTGATTCTGAAGCTCAAATTGAACCTCAACCCATTAAAACATGTGGTTAA
- the LOC130670840 gene encoding elongation factor Ts, mitochondrial isoform X2, with the protein MNSSRLCRYLTTGSSLWQSSSKSLLEKLRKKTGYTFVNCKKALELHDNDLGKAELWLKQQAQALGWSKAEKLKGRSTSQGLVAVMVNNNHGALVEINCETDFVARNKTFHGLAETVVTAIVKYSSDLTVTDDVNKIILDAEMLKGISTGDGKNLADHVALTIGSIGENIFIKRALCMNVNKDLQLVGCTHPTPVNSLPVSFGKYGALLAFKSSPTNKLLGIQLCQHIIGMNPCKIGQPDVDEPKPNADDESTLIYQEYLLDPNIIVQQALLAAQAQVIDFARFEVGEKVDSHDTDSEAQIEPQPIKTCG; encoded by the exons ATGAATTCAAGCCGGCTTTGTCGTTATTTAACAACTGGTTCGTCATTGTGGCAATCATCGAGCAAAAGTTTATTGGAAAAACTACGTAAGAAAACAGGATACACATTTGTCAATTGTAAAAAAGCATTAGAATTACATGACAATGATCTTGGTAAG GCAGAATTGTGGTTAAAGCAACAAGCTCAAGCTTTAGGATGGTCAAAGGCTGAAAAGCTTAAAGGTAGATCAACTTCTCAAGGATTGGTAGCAGTGatggtaaataataatcatggtGCATTGGTTGAAATAAATTGTGAAACAGATTTTGTAGCACGTAATAAAACATTTCATGGTCTCGCTGAAACAGTGGTTACAGCTATTGTTAAATACTCATCAGATTTAACAGTCACTGAtgatgttaataaaataatattggaTGCCGAAATGCTTAAAGGTATATCTACAGgtgatggaaaaaatttagctgaCCATGTGGCATTAACTATTGGAAGTATTggagaaaatatatttataaaacgtGCACTATGTATGAATGTTAATAAAGATTTACAGTTGGTTGGATGCACACATCCAACACCCGTAAATTCTTTGCCAGTTTCTTTTGGTAAATATGGTGCTTTATTGGCTTTTAAATCATCACCAACCAACAAATTACTGGGCATACAGCTTTGTCAACATATTATAG gGATGAATCCTTGTAAAATTGGACAGCCAGATGTCGATGAACCGAAACCAAATGCTGACGATGAATCAACACTTAtttatcaagaatatttattagatCCAAATATTATTGTCCAACAAGCTTTGTTAGCTGCTCAAGCTCAAGTTATTGACTTTGCACGATTTGAAGTAGGTGAAAAAGTTGATTCACATGACACTGATTCTGAAGCTCAAATTGAACCTCAACCCATTAAAACATGTGGTTAA
- the LOC130671214 gene encoding class E basic helix-loop-helix protein 22: MRSYDGESSSGDEDDRRDILADNNLNQGTWRGSTHPPWAWEHRHQLQSQSNAAASLESIAGYSAPPPASAAHPALAVPSTGYSGSDHSQNHGRRTPLGTVGLGGFYFQQQPQPHTSASALSSDENRPDQERPTGSRLNCPPKSKSSRQGKSVRLNINARERRRMHDLNDALDELRSVIPYAHSPSVRKLSKIATLLLAKNYILMQGNALEELRRVIAVLQSPHAHTTALPPTPVSYDLLQGFPGKLFQDVPELQGLHALNTSGINAAGPLSNRTVSTADISITGSEST, encoded by the exons atgagaTCTTATGACGGTGAAAGCAGTTCAGGTGATGAAGATGATCGTCGTGATATACTTgcggataataatttaaatcaaggAACATGGCGTGGTTCAACACATCCACCATGGGCATGGGAACATCGT CATCAACTGCAAAGTCAATCAAATGCTGCTGCATCATTGGAATCAATAGCTGGATACTCAGCACCACCACCAGCATCAGCGGCGCATCCAGCTCTAGCAGTACCTTCAACGGGTTACTCTGGGTCTGATCATTCACAAAATCATGGGCGACGAACTCCATTGGGTACAGTAGGTCTTGgaggattttattttcaacaacaGCCACAACCACATACTTCTGCTAGTGCTTTGTCATCTGATGAAAATCGCCCTGATCAAGAAAG ACCTACAGGATCACGTTTAAATTGTCCTCCAAAATCTAAAAGTTCACGTCAAGGAAAAAGCGTcagattaaatataaatgctCGTGAGCGACGAAGAATGCATGATTTAAATGATGCACTTGATGAATTACGTTCAGTTATTCCTTACGCTCACAGCCCATCCGTaagaaaattatcaaaaatcgCAACATTACTATTggctaaaaattatattctcatgcaag gtAACGCATTAGAAGAGTTGAGAAGAGTAATAGCAGTACTTCAATCGCCACATGCACATACAACGGCACTACCCCCTACACCAGTCTCATATGATTTACTTCAAGGATTTCCTGGTAAACTATTTCAAGATGTACCAGAATTGCAAGGTCTTCATGCATTAAATACATCAGGAATAAATGCTGCTGGTCCACTAAGTAACAGAACAGTGTCTACTGCAGATATAAGTATAACTGGGTCAGAgtcaacttaa